GAAGGCCTGGGCGAGGGCGAAGCCCAGGCCGCTGGAAGCGCCGGTGATGATGACGGTGCGTGGGGTGCTCATGAGGGTGATCTCCTGGTAGGTGAGCCGCAAGCTCGGTGTGGGATCACTTTAAGTTGCAACGCAGGCTTGAAAAATGAGGCGCATGGTATTTCAATCGATACACCATGTAATCAATAGGGCTGCCATGACCCGCCATTTCGATGACCTGCAACTAGGCAGCCTGGAGCTGTTCTGCCTTGCCGCCGACGCCGGCAGTTTCACCGAAGCGGCCATGCAGGCAGGTGTCACGCCCGCAGCGGTGAGCCGTTCCGTAGCGCGCCTGGAGGAGCGCCTGGGCGTGCGCCTGTTCGTCCGCACCACGCGCCAGATGCGCCTGAGCGAGGTCGGGCAGGCGTACTACCAGCAATGCCGCCAGGCCCTGGGGCAACTGGTCGAGGCCGAGCGCCAGGTGGCGGGCGGGCAGCTCGAGCCCAGCGGTCGCCTGCGTATCAGCGCGCCGACCCCCTATGCCCATCATCGTCTGCTGCCGTTGCTGCCGCGTTTTCGCGAGCGCTTTGCCCAGGTCCAGGTGGATGTGCACGTCAGCAACCGCAACGTCGATTTCGCCGAGGAGCCGTTCGACCTGGCTATCCGGGGGCGTGCCCCAGCGGATTCGCGTCTGGTGGCCCGGTGTCTGGAGGACGCTGAGCTGGTGGTTGTCGGCACCCCGGGCTACCTGGCGCGCAAGGGCGTGCCCCGCACACCTGCCGACCTGGCCGCTCACGACTGCATCCAGTTCGAAATGCCCAGCAGCGGCCGCCGGCCCCCTTGGAGCTTTCGTCAGGACGGGCAAGTGGTGGAGATCGACACCCAGGGCGGGCTCACCTGCCTGGGCGACTTTCTCGCCACCAGCACCTTGGCCAGGCACGGCGGCGGCCTGATGCAGGCCTACCGCTTCACCGTGCAGGACGCCCTGGCCAGCGGTGAACTGGTGGAGGTGCTGGGCGACTACGGTGGGACGTCGCGGCCGTTCATGCTGATCTATCCCCAGGCCCGGCACATGCCTCTGAAAGTGCGGGTGTTCATCGACTTCCTGGTGGCCGCGGTGGCCTGACCGTTGGGCTGAAGCCGCGTCGGCCGTGCCCTGGCTGACTATTCTTGTTGCTGCGTCGGCGACCCGGCCGGCGCTCATCCCGGCAGTCCGGTCATTTCCCAGGAGAACGCTCCATGAAATCCATGACACTGCTTGTGATCGCGTCCGTGCTCAGTTTCGCCGCCCATGCCGAAGACAGCGCGGCAACCAACTGCGACGCCAAGATCAAGGACCTCGAGTACATCAGCAAGAGCGATGGCCAGGCGCTGCATGGCGGCATGGCCCACGACTACCACGAGTTGCTCAAGCAGGCCAAGGGCGATATGGCGACTTGCATGAGCCAGGCCGACCGCGCCAAGACCATCTACAACAAGGCGCGCGGCAAGTAGCCGGCGGTAATTTCCGAAGGCGGCCAGGTCTCGTGTAAGCTCGCGCCCGACATTCCACGAGACCGCCGCATGAACCCGACCCATCCGCGCCTCGACAGCCTGCTCACCGGCAGCGCCCGGCCGTTTACCCGCCCAGGCTCGCACAGCGCCATCGACAAGCAGCCCCGCGAGGGCACTCTGCAGGTGACCTTCCTCGGTATCGCCGGGGATGAACAGGGCGACCTGCGTGTCCACGGTGGGGTCGAGAAGGCCATCCATCACTATCCCCGCGACCACTATCCGGACTGGGCCGCCGAACTCGGCGATCACCCGTTGCTGGCCAAGCCAGGCGCGTTCGGTGAGAACTTCAGCAGCCATGGCTGGCGCGAAGCCGACGTCTGCCTGGGTGACCGCATCCGTGTCGGCACGGCGCTGCTGGAGATCTCCCAGGGCCGCATGCCGTGCTGGAAGCTCAATGACCGCTTCGACGTGGCGCAGATGGCGCTGCGGGTGCAGCAGAGCGGGCGCACCGGCTGGTACTACCGGGTGCTGGAAGAAGGTGTGGTGACGGCGGGCGATACACTGGAGCTGGTCGACCGACCCCATGGCCAGTGGTCGGTGGCGCGCTTGTCGGCGGTACTGTTCGACAAACGCCTGGAGCCCGAGCTGCTGCGCGAATGCCTCGAGCTGCCGCTGGTGCCGAACTGGCGCCGCACCCTGGAAAAGCGCCTGGAGCAGCACCAGGTCGAAGACTGGACGTCGCGCCTGCAAGGCCGTACCGACGCCTGAGCCCAGGCGCTTTCAACCGTTTTCAAGACAAGGATTGCCCCATGCCTTTCGAACTGGATGACCGCCTGGTGATCGGAGTCGCTTCCAGCGCGGTGTTCGACCTGAGCGAGTCCGACGCAGTGTTTCGCCGCGACGGCGAGGCCCAGTACCGCAAGTACCAGGAGCAGCACCTCGACGTGCCCCTGGGCAAAGGCATTGCCTACCCGTTCATCAAGCGCTTGCTGGCCCTCAACGACTTGCGCGATGACCCGGAAGACCCGCTGGTGGAAGTAGTGCTGTTGTCGCAGAACGACCCGGACACCGGGTTGCGGGTGATGAAGACCATCGGCCATTACGGGCTGAACATGACCCGGGCCATCTTCACCCAGGGCCGCTCGCCCTACGCATACATCCCGGCGCTGAACATCGCGCTGTTCCTGTCCGCCGACAAGCAGCACGTCGACGCGGCAATCAAGGCCGGTTACCCGGCGGGGCAGGTGCTGGATTCGAAGTTCGATGATGACGAGAGCGACGACAACCTGCGCATCGCCTTCGACTTCGACGGCGTGCTGGCCGGGGACGAATCGGAGGCGGTGATGCAATCGGGTGGGCTGGACAGCTTCCACGCCCATGAAGTGATGAACGTCGCCCAGCCGCACAATCCGGGGCCACTGAAGGAGTTCTTCGTGCGTATCGCGCGGATCCAGGCGGCGGAGGAGCAATACAAGCTTGAGCACCCCGGTTACGAGAACCGCCTGCGGGTGTCGATCGTCACCGCGCGCAACGCGCCATCCCACGAGCGTGCGCTCAACACCCTGAAAAGCTGGGGGGTGATGGCCAATGACGCATTCTTCCTTGGGGGGATCGAAAAGCGCCGGGTGTTGCGGGTGCTCAAGCCGCACATCTTCTTCGACGACCAGTCGGGGCACCTGAAGAGCACCAGCACCGTGGTGCCCTCGGTGCACATTCCCTTCGGTGTGACCAATCGCTCGGCCTGATCCGGCAAAGCTGTGACGCAGCTTTTCTTGAGGCGGGCGCGGTCACTGTGGGGGCGGGTTTACCCGCGAATGCGGTGGTGAATCTTCCATTGCATTCGCGGGTAAACCCGCTCCCACAGGATGGACCACGCTGAGTTTGTAACTGGCGCGCGGACCGTCAGAACCAGCGATCATTGCGCTTGCGGCCACGGGTCAGCGCCGGCAGGATCAACCCCACCAGCAGCCCGGCACCGGCGATGCTGCCGCCATAGACCATGTAGCGCATCATCACCTGCTTGTTCTCGTCGCCCAGGCGCGCCTGGGTGTCGCGCAGGGTCGACTGGCTCTGCGCCAACTGCTCGTTGAGCGCCTTGTTGCGGGTTTCCAGCTCGTCGATCAGCGCCTTGCGCGAATCAAGGGTTTCGTGCATGCCCTGCACACGGCTCTTCCAACTGTCATCGATGGTCTTGAGCTGGCCGGACAAGTCCGCCACCTGGGCGTCGAGCTGCGGCAGGCGCTCGTTCTGCCCCGGCACCGCCTGCAGGTCGCTGGTGAGGATCCACACCAGGTCGCCGCTTTGCCCACGCACCTGGCTGTAGTTGCCCTGGGTGGTCTGCAGCGTGACCTTCTGCCCGGACTTGAGCGTGCCGACGATTCGGTGGCCATCGGTGGGGCCGCTGCGTACATAGGTGCTCAGGCTGTCACTGACCCAGCGCGCATCGCTGGCCGGTTCTTCGGCGTGGGCGGGTGCGGCCAGGGCGATCAGGGCGGCGATCAGGCCGCCGCGCAGGGCGGGCAGGGCGGAGGAGGCAGGCTGGTTTTCTGGCATGGTGATCTTCGCTGCAACAGGACAAATAAGGGCCCGATGACTGGGCCGGCGATCCGGTCGGGTGGATTGACCGTCAGCGAAAGACCGCTTTTTTGTAGGCAGGTTCACTGCTTGATATGGGAATTGTCTGCAGAATGTTGCTTGATGCGAAGCATGCGGGGGCGAGGTGGGCGCCAGCGAGCACCCACGGCGGGGATCAGCGGGTGGCGCCCTTGCCGTCCAGGCGGGCCTGCTCCAGCAGCAGGTTCAGCTGGGCGACCTGCTGGCGCAGTTGGTCACGTTCGTCCTTCAACTGGCGCAGTTCGTCACGGCGCACGGTCACGTAGAGGGTCTGGGTGGGAGTGGCAGGCATCAAGGTACCCATTGGCACACCTCGCTTGGCTGGTGACATTCAAAAGCGTAGACGCTTCAGGCGGCGCGCATTCTGAATTCTTTGCAGGCCCTTGGGAACTTTTTTGTTTATCGTTGTCACCCCGTTCGTCGGTGAACCCTCGAGCGGATCGCTGGACTAATCTGAAATCTTCAAATGTTGTCATCCAAATCCAAGGGGAGCGTCGGCACATGCAACTGGGAATCATCGGGCTGGGCCGCATGGGCGGCAATATCGCAAGGCGCCTGATGCGCGATGGCCATCGCACCGTGGTCCATGATCGCAGCCGCGAGGCCATCACCGCGCTGGAGGGTGAGGGCGCGCAAGGGGCCCACGACCTCGGCGCGCTGGTGCAGAAGCTCAAGGCACCGCGCGCGGTGTGGGTGATGCTGCCGGCAGGCGAGCCCACCGAACAGACCATCGCTCAACTGGCCGAGCTGCTCGAGCCGGGCGATGCGATCATCGACGGCGGCAACACCTTCTACAAGGATGACGTGCGCCGCGCCGCCGAGCTTGCCAAGCGCGGCCTGCACTACCTCGACGTCGGCACCTCCGGTGGCGTCTGGGGCCTGGACCGCGGCTACTGCATGATGATCGGTGGCGAAAAGGCGGTGTTCGAGCGCCTGGAGCCCCTGTTCAAGACCCTGGCCCCCGGCGTCGGTGACATCCCGCGCACCCAGGGCCGCACGGGCGAGCATGACCGCGCCGAGCACGGCTACATCCACGCCGGCCCACCGGGCGCCGGCCACTACGTGAAAATGGTCCACAACGGTATCGAGTACGGCCTGATGCAGGCCTACGCCGAAGGCTTCGACCTGCTGCGCAGCAAGGGCGGCAATGAGCTGCCGGAAGACCAGCGCTTCGACCTCAACGTGGCGGAAATCGCCGAGGTGTGGCGCCGTGGCAGCGTGGTCACCTCCTGGCTGCTGGATCTGACCGCCGACGCGCTGGTCGCCGACCCGCAGCTCAGCGAATTCAGCGGTTCGGTCTCCGACAGCGGCGAAGGGCGCTGGACCATCGATGCCGCAGTCGAGCAGGCGGTGCCGGTGCCGGTGCTGTCCAGCGCGCTGTTCGCCCGCTTCCGCTCGCGCCAGCAGCAGGGCACCTACGGCGACAAGATCCTCTCCGCCATGCGCCTGGGCTTTGGCGGCCATGTCGAGAAGAAGGGCGAATGACCAAGCAGACGATCCCTGCCGCGCCGCCTTGCACATTGTTCCTGTTCGGCGCCAATGGCGACCTGGTCAAGCGCCTGCTGATGCCGGCGCTGTACAACCTGGCCCGCGATGGCCTGCTCGATCGCAACCTGCGTATCGTCGGCGTCGACCACAACCCGGCCACCGCCGAAGCCTTCGCCGAGCGCCTGCATGCCTTCATGCAGGAGCGCGACAAGGGGCGTGAAGGCGATGAGCGTTGCCTGGACGACGCGCTCTGGCAGCGCCTGGCCAAGTGCATCGACTACCAGACCGGTGATTTTCTCGACCCCGAGACTTACAAGGCCTTGGCGGCGCGCATCGATGCGACCCGCCACGGCAACGCCATCTTCTACCTGGCCACTTCGCCACGTTTCTTCCCAGAGGTGGCCCAGCGCCTGGGCGCGGCCGGCCTGCTCGACGAGTCCGCCGGCGGTTTTCGCCGGGTGGTGGTGGAGAAACCCTTCGGCACCGACCTGGCCAGCGCCGAGGCGCTAAATACCTGCCTGCTCAAGGTGATGAGCGAACGGCAGATCTACCGTATCGACCATTACCTCGGTAAAGAGACAGTGCAGAACATTCTGGTCAGCCGTTTCTCCAACGGCTTGTTCGAGGCGTTCTGGAACAACCACTACATCGATCACGTGCAGATCACCGCCGCCGAGACCGTCGGCGTCGAGACCCGCGGCGCCTTCTACGACAGCACCGGCGCCCTGCGCGACATGGTGCCCAACCACCTGTTCCAGTTGCTGGCGATGGTGGCGATGGAGCCGCCCGCAGCGTTCGGCGCCGACGCCGTGCGCGGCGAGAAGGCCAAGGTGATCGGTGCCATTCGCCCCTGGTCGGCGAAGATGGCCCTGAAGAACTCCGTGCGTGGCCAGTACACCGCGGGCAAGCAACTGCCGGGTTACCGTGAAGAGCCTAACGTAGACAAGGACAGCCAGACCGAAACCTATGTCGCGCTCAAGGTGATGATCGACAACTGGCGCTGGGCGGGGGTGCCGTTCTACCTGCGCACCGGCAAGCGCATGAGCGTGCGCGACACCGAGATCGCCATCTGCTTCAAGCCCGCGCCCTATGCCCAGTTCCGCGAAAGCGAGCTGGCGCGGCCCAAGCCCAACTACCTGAAGATCCAGATCCAGCCCAACGAGGGCATGTGGTTCGACCTGCAGGCCAAGCGCCCGGGGCCGGAGCTGGTGATGGAGAACGTCGAGCTGGGGTTCGCCTACAAGGACTTCTTCAAGATGACCCCGGCGACTGGGTACGAAACGCTGATCTACGACTGCCTCACCGGCGACCAGACCCTGTTCCAGCGGGCAGACAATATCGAGAACGGCTGGCGTGCCGTGCAGCCGTTCCTCGATGCCTGGGCTGGCGAGGGAAGCGAGGTGCATGGTTACCCGGCAGGCGAGGATGGCCCGGAGGCTGGCAACGAACTGCTGGCGCGTGACAAGCGCGAGTGGCATACGTTGGGTTGATCTGTCCGACCCCGTCTCATCGCGGGGCAAGCCCGCTCCCACGCCCACCCTCGCTGTGATGGCTTGTGGGAGCGGGCTTGCCCCGCGATGGGGTTTAGGCCATTTTCTGCATTTGTGTTGGAACACCCACCCTCACCCTGGCATCCAAACTCAGCTCACACTTGACTGAGGCCACCAGATGCCCGCCCCGATCGAAGACTACGCCCTCATCGGCAACTGCCGCAGCGCCGCCCTGATCAACCGCGACGGCGCCCTCGACTGGCTGTGCCTGCCACGCTTCGATGCCCCGGCCGTGTTCGCCGCGTTGCTGGGCAACGAAGAAAACGGCCGCTGGCGCCTGGCCCCCAGCGACCCTGTCGAGCAGACCACGCGTCAATACCTCGAAGACACCCTGGTACTGGAAACCACCTGGACCACCGCCAGCGGCCGTGCCCGCGTGCTTGAATGCATGCCGCTGGGCGACAGCAATGCGGTGTTGCGCATCGTCAAAGGCATCACAGGCGAAACTGCCTTCGAGATGGACCTGGTGCTGCGCTTCGATTATGGGCGCAGCGTCCCCTGGGTGGAAAAGCTCGACCCGCTGACCCTAAGCGCCGTTGCCGGCCCCGACCGCCTAGTCCTGCGCAGCACCACCGAAACCCACGGTCGCGATCACCACAGCGTCGCGCGCTTTCGTGTCCGCGCCGGCGAGCGGCAAGTCTTCAGCCTCTGTCACCAACCCTCACACCTGCCCGTGCAACCTGGCTTCGATGCCGACCAGGCCCTGGCGCAGACCGTCGACCAATGGCGGGCCTTTGCCGCCCGATGCCCCGACGTGGGCCCTTACAGCGCCTTGGTGCGCCGCTCGCTGCTGACCCTCAAGGGCATGACCTACGCCCCCACTGGCGGGATGGTCGCTGCCGTCACCACCTCGTTGCCCGAGCGCGTCGGTGGCGAGCGCAACTGGGACTACCGCTACTGCTGGCTGCGCGACGCCACCATGACCTTGCTGGCGTTCATGAACCTTGGCTACTTCGACGAGGCCCAGGCCTGGCGCGAATGGCTGCTGCGCTCGGTGGCTGGCAATCCCGAGCAGATGCAGATCATGTACGGCCTGGCGGGGGAGCGTGACCTGCCCGAGTTCACCTTGCCCTGGCTGGCGGGCTACGAGCGTTCGCAGCCGGTGCGCGTGGGCAACGCCGCCTCCGAGCAACGCCAGCTCGACATCTACGGTGAACTTGCCGACGCCATGGCCCAGGCGATCAAGGGCGGCCTGCCACGGCACCCGCGCAGCGCCGCCATCGCCCGGGCGATCCTGCCCTATGTCGAGCGCATCTGGCGCGAGCCCGACGAAGGTCTCTGGGAGGTGCGCGGAGGCCGCCAGCACTTCGTTCACTCCAAGGTCATGGCCTGGGTAGCGTTCGACCGCGCGGCGGGCCTGGCTGACACCACTGAGGAAGGCCGCGAGCGCAGCAGCCATTACCGCCAGGTGGCCGACGAGATCCATCGTGAGGTCTGTACTCGCGGGCTGGATGCCCAGGGGCAGTTCTTCGTGCAGGCCTACGGTTCGACTGAACTCGACGCCAGCCTGCTGCAGATCGCCCTGACCGGATTCCTGCCGGCCGACGACCCTCGTTTCCTGCGCACTCTCGAACAGATCGAGGGGCGGTTACTGCGCAATGGATTGCTGCTGCGCTATGACAGCGACAGTTGCAGCGACGGCCTGACGCCGGGGGAGGGGACGTTCCTGGTGTGTTCGTTCTGGCTGGCGGACGTGTACGTGCTGTTGGGGCGGCGGGAGGAGGCGCAGGCGTTGTATGCGCGGTTGACGGGGTTGTGCAACGACGTCGGGTTGCTGGCCGAGCAGTACGATCCGGTGGGCAAGCGCATGCTGGGGAATTTTCCGCAGGCCTTCAGCCATATCGGGATCATTAACACGGCGTTGAACCTGCACCGGGCGCAGTGCCCGGTGCGGGATCGGGCAAAGTGTGATTAAGCGTTGCCACGTGTCCAGCGTGTTGGCTGGACACTTGTTAAATTTGCAGCATGCAGTTCAAGCCAGAGCCTCACGTGAGACTGTCCGGGATGGCTTCGATATCACTGATTTCCAGAACGGCTTTGGCGTGCTTTAGTCGCCCAGTAACGCTGATGTTCACTTCACTCGCAAAGTGTTCGACGACATCGTCGTACAAGGTGTCGTTGAATGCGCATTTGAGTTCAGGTTCTGCGTTGGGGCGACTGCGCAGAATGAACGTCAGATTGTCTTTGTCCAGCTCCCGAATTTTGCCGCTGGTCTTCATGAGCTGATGCTTCAGCGTTTGATGTCCTGCCAGGGTTTCACTGATGCGCTTGCGGTGGGCGCGGGTGAGCCGAAACACATGGTTGTTGCTGATCAACTGACCGCGAAGTTCGGCAGATTCCACTTGGCCATGGGTGGGGGGGGTCAGGTCTTTCAGGGCTTCCAGCACGGACAGTTCGGGTTCGCCACCTGATTGATCGACGAGCCAGCGTAGCCCTTTTTCGAGTACCTGTGCACTTTGGGCGTAAGCGCCGATGCCAGGGTCTGGCAAGTCCAATTGCTCAAGGCAGGGAGTAGAGAAGGAAACTTCGAAACTGTTGTAGGCAAATCGCGTTGCCGGGAGGTCATACGATTTCCTGAAGCTTTCTTCCGGCCTTCCTTGGGCGATGCTCTGGGTGATCGTTTCCAGAATTTTCTTCAGCGCATTTGCAGGGCTGTTGACTGCGCGCGCAATGACACTGGCGGGGACGGTACCCTCTTTCAACCCTTGCCCCAACAAGCGATAGGATAGTAAAGGCATATGTTCAGGGTACAGCGTGGCATGGGGCTCTGGTTTGAATTTGGCGGGTACTTCATCAAGGCTTGCGATATTCCAGGCCTTTGACGGCGACATGTCATAGCGAAGGTCGACAGCCCAAAGCCAACTTTGCTTGAGCAGGTCATGCACCGATTTGTGTCCAGACTTCAACTGCTGGATCAGTAAGGCGCTACTTGGGGTGACCAGGTAGCGGATCAATTTATTGTCCCGGTCTTCCTTGCTTTCGTACCAGAAGCGCAGAAGGCCATCGTGGCCAAGGGTGGTGAAAATCTTGGGGCCATCGAACTCGTAGAGAACTTCTTCGATTTGCAGGTTTTCAAAGGGTTGGGTGCTGATGTCGGGTGAGATGATGGGCCACGGCATGTTCAAGCCTCCACTACCTTGAAGAGTACGCTGCGCTCAAGGTCTTTGCGCGGCCACCAGGTCATGTGCCGGGGGTTGTGTTTAGTGGGGGTTTCCATCGTTTTGCCGTGGCTGGGATCAAGCTGGGCGGCAACAATGTGTTCTCCAAGCGAGGGAAACAAGGATTGTTGATGGCTGCAACTGGCGAAGTCGGGAAATACGGAGAGTCCATGGCGTGTGCATGCAAGATCGCCAGTTGCATTGACGGCACGGCCACGCTCCGCCTGTGAAAGGCAATCCTGTTGGTTCACGGGGTTGTTGGGCGAAACCATGTAAATCGTTCCAGAGCAGCTCACGGCATTGGGCAGCGGGCAGTTGGCGGGCAACCCATCGGGGAAAACCATTATTGCGTCCTTTCGTGTCTGGCATTTTAGGTCTGTAGCAGCGGAGCGTCCATGCGGTACGACTTGACAGTTGGAAGCGTTGCGCAGGGCTTGCCGTGAAGCCATTATCGTAGATGTGAATGGATGAGCTTGGGAACTGCATTCAAACCTGTTTTTTGCTGTGCTTTCTGTGATCCGTTTCCGAAATGCTGCGTGCTGAGGTATTCGCGGTAAGGGTTCCAAGGGGCAGCAACAGCCGAGACAGGTATGTCATCATGCTTGGTCAACGCGTTTGGCGCATGTATCGAGAAGGACCCGTCAATGACCTCGACCCCACCCAACGGCCTGCCGGTCTACCGCCTGATCACCGGCAAGGACGACGCCAGCTTCTGCAAGCGCATTTCCGAGATCCTGGCCATGGGCTACCAGCTGTATGGCTCGCCCAGCGTGACCTTCGACGCCGCCCAGGGGCACGTGGTTGCCGCCCAGGCGGTGCTGTGGCCGGGGCATGGCGGGACCGCACGGGATTGAGCGTCATTCGGGCCGCCATCACCTTGCGCCCGGCCGTGGCCGCCGAGGCCGATGAGATTGCAGCGTTGGTCGCCGAAGCCTATGCCCCCTACATTGCCAGGATCGGCCGCAAGCCGGCACCGATGCTGGATGACTACGCGCAGGTGGTGCGTGACGACGAGGTGTTCGTTGCCGTTCAGGGGGCACGTATCGTCGGCGTGCTTGTGCTGCGATGCGAGGGCCGCGAATTACTGCTGGTGAACGTTGCCGTACTGGCCGCCAGCAAGGGGCAGGGTATTGGCCGTTTACTGATGGATTTCAGTGAAACCCATGCACTCGCCGCAGGCTGCGAGGCCGTTCGGCTCTACACCCACGAGCGGATGCTCGAAAACATCGAGATCTACGGCAAGCTGGGTTACCAGGAGACCCGGAGGGCAGTCGAAGATGGCTTCGCGGGGATGTTCATGCGCAAGTCGCTGGTCGGCCCAAGGCAGCCATGAGCGCTCAGGCCGGTTCGCCGATGCACCACCAGTGCTGTGTCTCGCCTTCCTCGCCGATGACGGGGTGCCCATGCGCGATGAAGCCGTCGGGCAGGTCCAGGGCGAGCGGCGGCAATTTTTTGTGAGTGAATGTTGTGACGCATAGGGTCACATATGTTACTTTGCGATCTGTGACGCATAGGGTCACACTCACCCGTCCGCACTGAGCGGATACGGTGTGCTCCACATGATCATCAGCTTTCGTCACAAAGGATTGCGGCTGTTCCACGAAACGGGCAATGCCCGTGGCATCCAGGCTGCCCATACTCGACGCCTGAGGCGGCAATTGCAGTTTCTCGACAGCGCCATGGTTGCCGATGATTTGGCCGTTCCGGGCTGGCAGTTGCACCCGCTAAAGGGCAGGCTCTCGGGCTTCTGGTCGATCAGCGTGTCAGGCAACTGGCGGTTGGTTTTCAGTAGTGCGGGGGGCGACGTCGAACTGGTCGACTATCTCGACTATCACTGATCAGGAGGCCCTTCATGGCCATGCACAACCCGCCACATCCCGGCGAAACCCTGCGAGAGGATGTCCTGCCCGCACTGGGCCTGACGGTAAAAGCCTTCGCCGCGCACCTGGGCTTCTCGCGCGAGGCACTGTCCCGCGTCTTGCACGGCCGCGCGGCGGTCTCTCCCGACCTGGCGGTGCGCCTGGAAATGGCCGGCATCAGCACCGCGCGGCTGTGGCTGACGATCCAGGTCGACTACGACATCTGGCAAGCCCGGCAGCGGCAGCAGCCCGCCATCACGCGGCTGTTCCAGGCCGCCTGAAAACACAAAGCCCGGGGCGAAACCCCGGGCTTTGTCATTTACACCTGCCTCACGCGTCAGGCCAGCGCTTCACGCCCGCTGCTGGCGACCTTGGTATGGCGCAAGGTCGGAATCAGGAAGGCAATGGCCAGCACGCACGCGCTCACCAGCATCACGAAGCCGCCATCCCAGCCGAAGTGGTCGACGGTGTAGCCCATCGCCGCGCTGGCCGCGACCGAGCCGCCCAGGTAGCCGAACAGGCCGGTGAAGCCCGCCGCGGTACCAGCGGCTTTCTTCGGCGCCAGCTCCAGCGCCTGCAAGCCAACCAGCATCACCGGCCCGTAGATCAGGAAGCCGATGGAGAATAGCGCGATCATATCGATGGTCGGGTTGCCTGGCGGGTTGAGCCAGTACACCAGGGTGGCGACGGTCACCAGTGCCATGAACACGATGCCGGTCAGGCCACGGTTTCCTCGGAAGATCTTGTCGGACATCCAGCCGCACAGCAGGGTGCCGGGGATGCCGGCCCACTCGTAGAAGAAGTACGCC
This genomic stretch from Pseudomonas entomophila harbors:
- a CDS encoding GNAT family N-acetyltransferase yields the protein MRAAITLRPAVAAEADEIAALVAEAYAPYIARIGRKPAPMLDDYAQVVRDDEVFVAVQGARIVGVLVLRCEGRELLLVNVAVLAASKGQGIGRLLMDFSETHALAAGCEAVRLYTHERMLENIEIYGKLGYQETRRAVEDGFAGMFMRKSLVGPRQP
- a CDS encoding type II toxin-antitoxin system RelE/ParE family toxin, with amino-acid sequence MIISFRHKGLRLFHETGNARGIQAAHTRRLRRQLQFLDSAMVADDLAVPGWQLHPLKGRLSGFWSISVSGNWRLVFSSAGGDVELVDYLDYH
- a CDS encoding HigA family addiction module antitoxin → MAMHNPPHPGETLREDVLPALGLTVKAFAAHLGFSREALSRVLHGRAAVSPDLAVRLEMAGISTARLWLTIQVDYDIWQARQRQQPAITRLFQAA